A region of Patescibacteria group bacterium DNA encodes the following proteins:
- a CDS encoding glycosyltransferase has product MRVALIHDHLAQDGGAEKVLKVLAEMFSEAPIYTLLYEKKNADKYFKNRRIETSIIQKLPGGIRHYQWYMPFMPMAVEFFDLREYDLVISDTSSFAKGVVTSTNTLHICYCHTPTRYLWDYTHQYINELKYNKYLKKIISLVLNYVRIWDRLAADRVDAYIANSMAVKDRIKKYYRRRAAVIYPPAEIENFYISEKQDDYFLIGGRLAPYKRVDIVVEAFKNSGKNLKIFGDGVDLERLKGIAAGRKNIEFLGRVDDKTKADLYSRCQAFLNPQEEDFGITVIEAMASGRPVIAFRKGGAAETVVEGKTGIFFDEQTPEAVAEAVENFGKNRWQPDEIRSQAERFSVEKFKKEMKGFIEEEYKKFFSSDDKKVV; this is encoded by the coding sequence ATGCGTGTTGCTTTAATCCATGACCATTTAGCCCAGGACGGGGGCGCGGAAAAAGTTTTGAAAGTGCTGGCGGAAATGTTTTCGGAGGCCCCGATTTATACCCTGCTCTACGAAAAGAAAAACGCGGACAAATATTTCAAAAACCGTCGCATAGAAACTTCCATCATCCAAAAGCTCCCCGGCGGCATAAGGCATTACCAATGGTATATGCCGTTTATGCCCATGGCCGTGGAATTCTTTGATTTGCGCGAATATGATTTGGTTATTTCCGATACCAGTTCTTTCGCCAAGGGCGTGGTTACTTCAACCAATACCCTTCATATTTGTTATTGCCATACTCCGACTCGCTATCTCTGGGATTATACCCACCAGTACATAAACGAGCTCAAATACAATAAATATTTAAAAAAAATTATTTCTTTGGTTTTAAATTACGTGAGGATTTGGGATAGATTGGCGGCTGACCGCGTTGACGCCTATATCGCCAATTCAATGGCGGTGAAAGACAGGATAAAAAAGTATTATAGGCGGAGAGCGGCCGTAATTTACCCGCCGGCGGAGATTGAAAATTTTTATATTTCCGAAAAACAAGACGACTATTTTTTGATCGGCGGCCGGTTGGCGCCTTATAAACGGGTGGATATTGTCGTGGAAGCTTTTAAAAATTCGGGGAAAAATCTTAAAATTTTCGGGGATGGAGTGGATTTGGAAAGACTGAAAGGAATTGCCGCCGGGCGCAAAAATATTGAATTTTTGGGCAGAGTTGATGATAAAACCAAAGCGGATTTATATAGCCGTTGCCAGGCGTTTTTAAATCCGCAGGAAGAAGATTTCGGCATTACCGTTATAGAGGCGATGGCTTCCGGCCGGCCGGTAATAGCCTTCCGCAAAGGCGGAGCGGCCGAAACCGTAGTTGAGGGAAAGACCGGAATATTTTTTGATGAGCAGACACCGGAAGCGGTGGCTGAAGCCGTGGAGAATTTTGGCAAAAATCGGTGGCAGCCGGATGAAATTCGTAGCCAAGCCGAACGGTTTTCTGTAGAAAAATTTAAGAAGGAGATGAAAGGATTTATTGAAGAGGAATACAAGAAATTTTTTTCTTCTGATGACAAAAAAGTGGTGTAA
- a CDS encoding sugar transferase, whose product MKRSELFFTFLLVPLDFLMIILAGVSAYYIRFAEFTTEIRPVIFNLPFPAYFKAVLLVAFLWVVIFAFSGLYNVKDTRGLIKEFYRVVLACSTGLVAIVILIFFRRELFDSRFIVLAGWILSIFYVSFSRALIRGLQKILFSFGVGVHKVVLVGNSQTTEVLVREFFRNKKSGYEAVKRLRGFSIDTAEELDKFIGDYRLAGQKIDEIIQSDPNLSKAEILRLFDFAEERHITFKYAADLLGTKVLKTEVAEIAGIPIVEVKKTSLEGWGRIIKRIFDIILSLFFIILFSPILIITALAIKLESRGPVIYKNERVSREGIFKVFKFRSMSIQHCVGEEYTNSERAIRFEKELIEKQNTKEGPVYKIAADPRITKVGKFIRRWSIDELPQFFNVLFGSMSLIGPRPHQPREVAKYERHHKKVLTIKPGITGLAQISGRSDLSFEDEVKLDTYYIENWSLLFDLGILLRTPLAILRPRKAE is encoded by the coding sequence ATGAAACGCAGCGAACTATTCTTTACCTTTTTATTGGTCCCTTTGGATTTTTTAATGATAATCCTGGCCGGCGTTTCCGCTTATTATATCCGTTTTGCCGAATTTACCACGGAGATTAGGCCGGTTATTTTTAATTTGCCCTTCCCCGCCTACTTTAAGGCGGTTCTGCTTGTCGCTTTTTTGTGGGTGGTTATTTTCGCTTTTTCCGGTCTTTATAACGTTAAAGACACCCGGGGGCTGATAAAAGAATTTTATCGGGTGGTGCTGGCTTGCTCTACCGGTTTAGTGGCGATAGTTATTTTAATTTTTTTTAGGCGGGAGTTATTTGATTCTCGTTTTATTGTTTTGGCCGGCTGGATATTGTCTATTTTTTACGTAAGTTTTTCCCGCGCCTTGATAAGGGGATTGCAAAAAATTCTTTTTTCTTTCGGAGTTGGGGTCCACAAGGTGGTTTTGGTCGGCAACAGCCAGACCACCGAAGTCTTGGTCCGGGAATTTTTCCGAAACAAGAAGTCCGGCTATGAAGCGGTAAAACGTTTGCGGGGTTTTAGTATTGACACGGCCGAAGAATTGGATAAGTTTATAGGCGATTATCGTTTGGCGGGACAAAAAATAGACGAAATAATTCAGAGCGACCCCAATTTGTCCAAGGCGGAAATTTTGCGCTTATTTGATTTTGCCGAGGAGCGCCACATTACTTTTAAATATGCGGCTGACCTTTTGGGCACGAAAGTCTTAAAAACCGAGGTGGCGGAAATCGCCGGCATACCTATTGTCGAAGTCAAAAAAACGTCCTTGGAAGGCTGGGGGAGGATTATCAAAAGAATTTTTGACATTATTCTTTCCCTTTTTTTTATTATCCTTTTCAGTCCGATATTGATTATTACGGCTTTGGCCATAAAACTGGAATCAAGGGGACCGGTGATTTATAAAAACGAAAGAGTGAGCAGGGAGGGGATATTCAAGGTTTTTAAATTCAGATCCATGTCTATCCAGCATTGCGTGGGCGAAGAATACACTAACAGCGAGCGAGCCATCAGATTTGAAAAAGAGCTGATAGAAAAACAAAATACCAAGGAAGGCCCGGTTTATAAAATCGCGGCGGATCCGCGCATAACAAAAGTCGGCAAATTCATAAGGCGCTGGAGCATAGACGAACTTCCCCAATTTTTCAATGTCCTTTTTGGAAGTATGAGTCTAATCGGCCCCCGGCCGCACCAGCCTCGGGAAGTGGCCAAATATGAACGGCACCATAAGAAAGTTCTGACCATTAAACCGGGAATTACGGGATTGGCGCAAATCTCCGGACGCAGCGATTTGAGCTTTGAAGATGAAGTCAAACTGGACACTTACTATATTGAAAACTGGTCGCTTCTTTTTGATTTAGGCATATTATTGCGGACGCCGTTGGCGATTTTGCGGCCAAGAAAGGCGGAATAA
- a CDS encoding GIY-YIG nuclease family protein — MYYVYILFSQKDRKLYIGYTNNLRRRMLEHRNGMSLATSNRRPLELIYYEAYSNQKDAMSREKYYKTGWGRNYVKKVLQNCLKGKK, encoded by the coding sequence ATGTATTACGTCTATATATTATTTAGCCAAAAAGACAGGAAGTTATATATAGGTTATACTAATAATTTAAGAAGAAGAATGTTGGAGCATAGGAATGGTATGTCTTTGGCAACTTCGAATAGAAGACCGCTCGAGTTAATTTATTATGAAGCATATTCAAACCAGAAAGATGCAATGTCAAGGGAGAAATATTATAAAACCGGATGGGGTAGAAATTATGTTAAAAAAGTTTTGCAGAATTGTTTAAAAGGTAAAAAATAG
- a CDS encoding alpha/beta hydrolase gives MAPGFFGNEGVWRKVENFFRDLGFKCSPITLPYRVKFAKVPNPKLGEICEKDDMDFLLTRIAEIKKTLAPGELFVGMGYSRGALLILKLQQIFAEKGEKLFDKIVLIAPAPPRGISALSWPAIKAYLSVKPLWKFWQKPVRREFASMAAAVMEKWMPDQDKKEIFGDFSWESGRVILETLLSPPKIDPKKIGCPALVVAGTYDLLIPPPVAKKIATMFSADYREVKGAHFTLKGSARKRMCELIAEWIFEI, from the coding sequence ATGGCTCCCGGTTTTTTCGGCAATGAGGGCGTTTGGCGCAAAGTAGAAAATTTCTTTAGAGATCTGGGGTTCAAGTGCTCCCCCATTACCCTGCCGTATCGAGTAAAATTCGCCAAAGTCCCAAATCCCAAATTGGGGGAAATCTGCGAAAAGGATGATATGGATTTTCTTTTGACGCGGATCGCCGAAATCAAAAAAACATTGGCCCCGGGCGAACTCTTCGTCGGCATGGGATATTCCCGAGGCGCCCTCCTCATCCTCAAGCTTCAACAAATATTCGCCGAAAAGGGAGAAAAACTCTTTGATAAAATTGTTTTAATCGCTCCGGCTCCGCCCAGGGGAATCAGCGCTTTAAGCTGGCCGGCTATAAAAGCTTATTTGAGCGTAAAGCCCCTCTGGAAATTTTGGCAAAAGCCGGTAAGGCGGGAATTTGCCAGCATGGCCGCCGCGGTTATGGAAAAATGGATGCCTGATCAAGACAAAAAAGAAATTTTCGGAGATTTTTCTTGGGAATCGGGACGAGTGATCCTTGAAACTCTGCTCTCTCCGCCCAAAATTGATCCGAAGAAAATTGGTTGCCCGGCCCTGGTTGTCGCCGGCACGTACGATTTGCTCATCCCTCCGCCGGTAGCCAAAAAAATCGCGACGATGTTTTCCGCGGATTACCGCGAGGTTAAAGGCGCCCACTTCACCCTAAAGGGATCGGCTAGAAAAAGGATGTGCGAACTTATTGCAGAATGGATTTTCGAAATATAA
- the tgt gene encoding tRNA guanosine(34) transglycosylase Tgt: MNEIKTSKIRSKTIITPHGSITTPFFMPDATRGFVKLTGNEELKKAGVKALVVNTLHLYLQPGLEIIKKSGGVHKFMDWSGPILSDSGGFQVFSLIHKNPAMGKISDQRAEFKSPLDGSRHILTPEKSIQIQFDLGVDMMVCLDDCPPNDFGRTDLEKSVERTIDWARRCRLEYDKQIKKRKIKTGKRPLLFGVIQGGAELDLRQYCAQELIKIGFAGYGFGARPVDNEGKFLDKVLRFTADLIPKNSIRFALGIGLPEDIVRSAGMGWDIFDCVIPTREGRHGKLFLWKRNCGSQMSKLKCQINVKAQMSKNFYETININNAKFAKDFSPINSESKLSELRQYTKAYLHHLFRLKEPLGAKLASLNNLEFYMELTEGMRRGGWEK, from the coding sequence ATGAATGAAATTAAAACAAGTAAAATAAGATCAAAGACTATAATAACGCCGCATGGGAGTATCACCACTCCTTTTTTTATGCCGGATGCGACTAGGGGATTTGTTAAGCTAACCGGCAACGAGGAGTTGAAAAAAGCCGGGGTTAAAGCTTTGGTGGTAAACACCCTGCATCTTTATCTACAGCCAGGGCTGGAAATTATAAAAAAATCTGGCGGAGTCCATAAATTTATGGACTGGTCCGGTCCAATCCTTTCTGACAGCGGCGGCTTTCAGGTTTTTTCTTTAATTCACAAAAATCCGGCTATGGGGAAAATCAGCGATCAGAGGGCGGAATTTAAATCTCCTTTGGACGGTTCCCGGCATATTCTCACTCCGGAAAAATCAATTCAGATCCAATTTGATTTGGGCGTTGACATGATGGTTTGCCTGGATGATTGCCCGCCTAATGATTTTGGTCGGACCGATTTAGAAAAATCAGTGGAACGGACAATTGATTGGGCTCGCCGGTGCCGGCTTGAATACGACAAGCAAATCAAAAAACGCAAAATAAAAACCGGCAAACGACCCTTGCTTTTTGGCGTTATCCAGGGCGGAGCCGAATTGGATTTAAGGCAGTATTGCGCGCAGGAACTGATCAAAATCGGGTTTGCCGGCTATGGCTTTGGCGCCAGGCCGGTTGATAACGAGGGAAAGTTTTTGGATAAAGTTTTGCGATTTACGGCTGATTTAATTCCTAAAAATTCTATCCGCTTCGCTTTGGGCATAGGATTGCCGGAAGATATTGTCCGGTCGGCCGGGATGGGCTGGGATATTTTTGATTGTGTTATTCCGACAAGAGAGGGAAGGCATGGAAAGCTTTTTCTTTGGAAAAGAAATTGTGGATCACAAATGTCAAAGCTCAAATGTCAAATCAATGTCAAAGCTCAAATGTCAAAAAATTTTTATGAGACTATAAATATAAATAATGCAAAATTTGCCAAAGATTTTTCGCCAATTAATTCGGAGAGCAAATTATCGGAACTGCGGCAATATACCAAGGCTTATTTGCATCACCTGTTTAGGTTGAAAGAACCCCTGGGAGCGAAACTGGCGAGTTTGAATAATTTGGAGTTTTATATGGAGTTAACGGAAGGTATGAGAAGAGGCGGTTGGGAAAAATAA
- a CDS encoding DUF4012 domain-containing protein yields MPKEKKDNYPNRTDNLNVLSVKKEDRSSRFVIDLKKAAEEGEMDNENRADVYKGGDFLERLAEFNFKEFFKKGRSLKEDFQIFFNSCREDKSNIIKGAEHLVAHGKMPLETKESLIANGKLALDWFDIYSAKIEQLAVFSLAKFIIIVFSSAAKMFYKFCYRLGWIFLFLIRFFGLIFHELISLVFLAVYKFYSGVKFIGQVFYVNSGDFAKEIFGLGEKAAILLFRELRAGRNRLLPMGKMSARSPKGEKIADGQREEGGCGKKEAEQKSIISGEAKIRLNWRRSIPGFVLVLLVLVLPFKIFAYYKSFDLEELRGRILGVSEGAVSSLQEASESALTFDFNKASYNFSRAGDDFLAAQGELAEINDLIFSLARVMPNEEMKLASQSQKILAAGQIASELGKNLSLALESLFNNQNVDIPKIIGDFSDYGGLALEQAGTLKNKLAEIETSALPREHRDNFILVQKKTEVLEKGLAGLVDLMDKLEVFLGVSENKRYLLVFQNNTEMRASGGFIGSFALVDFAGGKIKNIEAPGGGSYDTEGGLRELVTAPEPLHLVNPLWHFWDANWWPDWPTSAKKLMWFYERSDGPTVDGVISFTPTVLEKLLAIIGPVDMTENYGVTLTADNFWLETQAIVEAKPVAGEANKPKKIIGDLLDKIVMDLPSKLDKEKLIKILSLAEESLSEKHILFYFTDEELQKEIEKRGWDGGLRQAGKDYLSLVNTNIAGGKSDKRIKEKINLVSEVMPNGSVINTLKIERSHEGIKNEPFAGVRNVNWLRIYVPSGSELLEAQGFSRPDEIYFEDPDEDWSKDPEVYREEATAKIDERSGTKIYNESGKTVFANWSMVDPGKTATIYLKYKLPFVLKEEEEKNGFTDKVKKLLNPDQKALVPYTLFAQKQAGSLGSEINTSLKLADNFKIVWKYPTGLSLEPDGWYISDKLNTDKYWAVMLEKED; encoded by the coding sequence ATGCCCAAAGAAAAAAAAGATAACTATCCTAACCGAACAGATAATTTGAACGTTCTGTCCGTTAAAAAAGAAGACCGGTCTTCCCGCTTTGTCATTGATTTAAAAAAAGCGGCTGAAGAGGGAGAAATGGATAATGAAAACAGGGCTGATGTTTATAAAGGCGGCGATTTTCTGGAAAGGCTGGCGGAATTTAATTTTAAGGAATTTTTTAAGAAGGGCAGAAGTTTGAAAGAGGATTTTCAAATTTTTTTCAATAGTTGCCGCGAGGACAAAAGCAATATCATAAAGGGCGCGGAGCATTTGGTCGCCCACGGGAAAATGCCCCTGGAAACCAAAGAATCTTTAATCGCCAACGGGAAATTAGCCCTTGACTGGTTTGACATTTACAGCGCCAAAATAGAGCAACTGGCTGTTTTCAGCCTGGCCAAATTTATAATTATTGTTTTTTCCTCGGCCGCAAAAATGTTCTATAAATTTTGCTACCGCCTTGGCTGGATATTTTTGTTTTTAATTCGATTTTTTGGGTTAATTTTTCATGAGCTAATCAGCCTGGTTTTTTTAGCGGTTTATAAATTTTATTCCGGCGTTAAATTCATCGGCCAAGTTTTTTATGTAAATTCCGGGGATTTTGCCAAAGAAATTTTTGGGCTGGGGGAAAAAGCTGCCATCTTGCTTTTTAGAGAATTAAGAGCCGGGCGAAACCGGCTGTTGCCAATGGGGAAAATGTCAGCAAGAAGCCCGAAGGGGGAGAAAATAGCGGATGGCCAACGAGAAGAAGGCGGTTGCGGCAAGAAAGAGGCGGAACAAAAAAGCATTATTTCCGGCGAGGCGAAAATAAGATTGAATTGGCGGCGTTCAATTCCGGGCTTTGTTCTGGTTTTATTGGTTTTGGTTTTGCCTTTTAAAATATTCGCTTATTATAAATCGTTTGATTTGGAAGAATTGCGAGGCAGAATTCTTGGCGTTTCCGAGGGGGCCGTCAGTAGCCTGCAGGAAGCTTCGGAATCGGCCCTTACCTTTGATTTTAATAAAGCCAGTTATAATTTTTCCCGCGCCGGTGATGATTTTTTAGCTGCCCAGGGCGAATTGGCGGAAATAAATGATTTAATTTTTTCCCTGGCGAGAGTGATGCCGAATGAAGAAATGAAATTAGCCTCCCAAAGCCAAAAAATTTTGGCGGCCGGGCAGATTGCTTCCGAGTTAGGCAAGAATTTGAGTTTAGCTTTAGAGAGCCTATTTAATAATCAAAACGTAGACATTCCGAAGATAATAGGCGATTTTTCTGACTACGGCGGCTTGGCCCTTGAGCAGGCCGGGACCTTAAAGAATAAGCTGGCGGAAATAGAAACAAGCGCTTTGCCGCGGGAGCATAGGGATAATTTTATCTTGGTTCAGAAAAAAACAGAAGTTTTGGAAAAAGGCTTGGCCGGACTTGTTGATTTGATGGATAAATTGGAAGTTTTTTTGGGGGTTAGCGAGAATAAGCGGTATTTATTGGTTTTTCAGAACAACACGGAAATGCGGGCCAGCGGGGGCTTTATCGGCAGTTTTGCCTTGGTTGATTTTGCCGGCGGGAAAATAAAAAATATAGAGGCGCCGGGCGGCGGCAGTTATGATACCGAAGGAGGTTTAAGGGAATTGGTAACAGCGCCGGAGCCTTTGCATTTGGTAAATCCTTTGTGGCATTTTTGGGACGCCAATTGGTGGCCGGATTGGCCGACTTCGGCGAAAAAGTTAATGTGGTTTTATGAAAGAAGCGATGGTCCGACCGTTGACGGCGTTATCAGTTTCACGCCGACGGTTTTAGAAAAACTTTTGGCTATTATCGGCCCGGTTGATATGACAGAAAATTACGGCGTGACTTTGACGGCGGATAATTTTTGGCTTGAAACCCAAGCTATCGTTGAAGCCAAGCCCGTTGCCGGGGAAGCCAACAAGCCGAAAAAAATTATCGGGGATTTGTTGGATAAAATTGTTATGGATTTGCCGTCCAAATTAGACAAGGAAAAATTGATTAAAATTTTGTCCTTGGCTGAAGAGAGTTTAAGCGAAAAGCATATTTTATTTTATTTTACCGATGAAGAACTGCAAAAAGAAATAGAAAAACGCGGCTGGGACGGCGGCCTTAGGCAGGCGGGAAAAGATTATTTATCCCTAGTTAATACCAATATCGCCGGCGGCAAAAGCGACAAGAGGATAAAGGAGAAAATCAATTTGGTATCCGAAGTTATGCCCAACGGTTCAGTCATCAACACCCTGAAGATAGAAAGAAGCCATGAAGGAATAAAAAACGAGCCGTTCGCCGGCGTAAGGAACGTTAATTGGCTAAGAATATATGTGCCTTCGGGGAGCGAACTTTTAGAAGCCCAGGGTTTTTCCCGGCCCGATGAGATTTATTTTGAAGACCCGGACGAGGATTGGAGCAAAGACCCCGAGGTTTATCGCGAAGAAGCAACGGCCAAAATCGATGAAAGAAGCGGCACAAAAATATATAATGAAAGCGGGAAAACGGTTTTCGCCAACTGGTCAATGGTTGACCCGGGCAAAACCGCGACCATTTATTTGAAATATAAGCTGCCTTTTGTCCTGAAAGAGGAAGAAGAAAAAAATGGTTTTACGGACAAGGTAAAAAAACTTCTCAACCCGGACCAAAAAGCCCTTGTCCCTTATACTTTATTCGCCCAGAAGCAGGCCGGTTCTTTGGGGAGCGAAATCAACACCAGTTTGAAACTGGCTGATAATTTTAAAATTGTTTGGAAATATCCAACTGGCTTATCTTTAGAGCCGGATGGCTGGTATATAAGCGATAAGTTAAATACGGATAAATATTGGGCGGTGATGCTAGAGAAAGAGGACTAA
- a CDS encoding GIY-YIG nuclease family protein — protein MLNERYYFVYINTNKSHNVFYTGVTNNLLNRNYQHKTQENKLSFTAKYNVNKLVYYETFSDIRDAIAREKQIKAGSRKDKINLIIKLNPEWKDLSLDL, from the coding sequence ATGTTAAACGAACGATACTATTTTGTTTACATTAATACTAATAAATCCCATAATGTTTTTTATACGGGAGTAACCAATAATTTATTAAACAGGAATTACCAACATAAAACCCAAGAAAACAAGTTAAGTTTTACCGCTAAGTATAATGTCAATAAACTAGTTTATTACGAAACATTTTCTGACATCCGCGACGCCATTGCCAGAGAAAAGCAGATTAAGGCCGGTTCAAGAAAAGATAAAATTAACCTGATAATTAAATTAAACCCGGAGTGGAAAGATTTAAGTTTAGATTTGTAA